From the genome of Trichoplusia ni isolate ovarian cell line Hi5 chromosome 26, tn1, whole genome shotgun sequence, one region includes:
- the LOC113505534 gene encoding uncharacterized protein LOC113505534 — MERILVVNFISIHLILTIVPITQEMNYDTNLAKVMKEMDMEYGEKLTSVEATMLKDPVKLRLKESQGKLLQDLKIPNGSFSRFPNSESGESLKNFILDRQVIPLDPKIFIQKIHQLPDDKAKKGESLKGLKQIFTDLAIIRPTQAIKNKFSGKINHLSDGKPIFVDKVNNDGGELLALYQTRHSRPVTRCTTAHPLPKLSPWFLPSSDEDNKTRSAIDEDGNDQKNTQNKYFAPPAWEPPKLYIDDE; from the exons ATATTAACTATTGTTCCAATTACTCAAGAAATGAATTATGATACAAATTTAG caaAGGTTATGAAAGAGATGGACatgg AATACGGCGAAAAGTTGACAA GTGTTGAAGCCACTATGTTAAAGGATCCCGTAAAAc TACGCCTTAAGGAGTCACAGGGAAAACTGTTGCAAG ACCTCAAGATTCCAAACGGGAGCTTTTCTCGATTCCCTAATA GTGAAAGCGGGGAATCACTGAAAAATTTTATTCTTGATCGGCAAGTTATACCTCTCG ATCCCAAGATTTTTATCCAGAAAATTCATCAATTGCCTGATG ATAAAGCCAAAAAGGGGGAATCGTTAAAAggtctaaaacaaatatttactgaTCTAGCGATTATAAGACCTACTCAAG ctataaaaaacaagttttccgggaaaataaatcatttgtctGATG GTAAACCAATATTCGTTGACAAAGTAAATAACGATGGAGGTGAACTTTTAGCGCTTTACCAAACAAGACACAGTCGTCCCGTCACGAGGTGCACCACAGCACATCCTTTACCGAAGT TGAGTCCATGGTTTTTACcta GCAGTG ATGAAGACAACAAAACTAGGAGCGCCATTGATGAGGACGGAAACG atcaaaaaaatacccaaaacaaatattttgctcCGCCTGCATGGGAACCGCCGAAATTATATATCGATGATGAATAG